Proteins from a single region of Artemia franciscana chromosome 2, ASM3288406v1, whole genome shotgun sequence:
- the LOC136041825 gene encoding lithostathine-1-beta-like gives MKSCIFLLIGLFLSLGNGVVRPIKPGTQRRYICPPEFVRLGNGCYYLSSHISTWQDAHFSCKERNSTLLSLDTKWKDRTMRNYLNRAEFARLERWIGGLFDWSRQQWVWGAQGAPVSYLNFGQLAPVNAMNWHCIFMDPLQEYNWNHKLCVKRLHYICETSLTKVGSSKRHNPLRNVTTMTTATRNLS, from the exons ATGAAGAGCTGTATATTCTTACTGATTGgattatttctttctttaggCAACG GTGTTGTTAGACCAATAAAACCTGGCACACAACGTCGATATATATGTCCACCAGAGTTCGTCCGACTAGGCAACGGTTGTTATTACCTGAGCAGCCACATCAGCACCTGGCAAGACGCCCATTTTTCGTGCAAAGAGAGGAATTCCACTTTGCTTAGTCTTGACACAAAATGGAAAGACCGAACGATGAGGAACTACTTGAACAGGGCTGAATTCG CCCGCCTTGAACGATGGATTGGTGGTCTCTTTGATTGGTCTCGTCAACAATGGGTTTGGGGTGCTCAAGGAGCACCGGTCTCCTACCTGAATTTTGGTCAGCTCGCACCAGTAAATGCTATGAATTGGCACTGCATTTTCATGGATCCACTGCAAGAATACAACTGGAACCACAAGCTATGTGTTAAGCGTCTCCATTACATATGTGAAACGTCACTGACAAAAGTCGGATCTTCAAAAAGGCATAATCCATTAAGAAATGTTACAACAATGACAACTGCAACTAGGAACTTATCATAG